Proteins encoded together in one Drosophila albomicans strain 15112-1751.03 chromosome 2R, ASM965048v2, whole genome shotgun sequence window:
- the LOC117575802 gene encoding 5'-AMP-activated protein kinase subunit gamma-1 isoform X6, with protein MLQLHFYSNHAGRLVLGGSGRPTDVLYYPLESIKEFEQISEAWKRLLAQLLNKGAGPEEDDSQIFVKFFRFHKCYDLIPTSAKLVVFDTQLLVKKAFYALVYNGVRAAPLWDSEKQQFVGMLTITDFIKILQMYYKSPNASMEQLEEHKLDTWRSVLHNQVMPLVSIGPDASLYDAIKILIHSRIHRLPVIDPATGNVLYILTHKRILRFLFLYINELPKPAYMQKSLRDLKIGTYDNIETADETTSIITALKKFVERRVSALPLVDSEGRLVDIYAKFDVINLAAEKTYNDLDISLRKANEHRNEWFEGVQKCNLDESLYTIMERIVRAEVHRLVVVDEHRKVIGIISLSDILLYLVLRPSGEGVGGSESSLRASDPVLLRKVAEMEAEAPPRSPSAASSGNRSLIEDIPEEETTATGAPASASSPKGDADSDNNKSASEDKANNNQHELTPNGDSNNSPTEVSFADEAQENADDQVERSNCDENNDDDDDTDADQNRDQDRELERKKAAAVAINATARTGTGTGDDDDGLSSAVSAASALGQTLATPTAREMALVSE; from the exons ATGTTACAGTTGCACTTCTATTCAAATCATGCGGGCCGCTTGGTGCTCGGCGGCAGCGGTCGACCCACCGATGTCCTCTACTATCCCTTGGAGAGCATCAAGGAGTTTGAGCAAATATCTGAGGCATGGAAGCGACTGCTTGCCCAGTTGCTCAATAAAGGCGCTGGGCCCG AGGAGGACGACTCACAGATCTTTGTGAAGTTCTTTCGTTTTCACAAGTGTTATGATCTGATACCCACCTCCGCCAAACTGGTCGTCTTTGACACTCAACTGCTGGTGAAGAAAGCCTTCTATGCGTTGGTCTATAATGGTGTTCGTGCAGCGCCACTCTGGGACTCGGAGAAGCAACAGTTCGTGGGCATGCTAACCATTACGGACTTTATCAAGATCTTGCAAATGTATTATAAGTCACCCAATGCGTCTATGGAACAGCTGGAGGAGCACAAACTGGATACGTGGCGCA gTGTGCTGCATAACCAGGTTATGCCATTGGTCAGCATCGGGCCAGACGCTTCCCTCTATGATGCCATTAAAATTCTCATACACAGCCGCATCCATCGACTACCGGTGATTGATCCAGCAACTGGCAATGTCCTGTACATATTGACACATAAACGCATACTGAGGTTCCTGTTTTTATAT ATTAATGAATTACCAAAGCCCGCATATATGCAAAAGAGTTTGCGCGACCTGAAGATTGGCACCTACGACAACATCGAGACAGCCGACGAGACCACAAGCATTATCACAGCGCTCAAGAAGTTTGTGGAGCGTCGTGTCTCGGCTCTGCCTCTTGTCGATAGCGAGGGACGACTCGTAGACATTTATGCCAAGTTTGATGTGATT AATCTCGCCGCCGAGAAAACCTACAACGATCTCGATATCTCGCTGCGCAAGGCGAACGAGCATCGCAACGAGTGGTTCGAGGGTGTGCAAAAGTGCAATTTGGATGAATCGCTGTACACGATAATGGAGCGAATCGTTCGCGCTGAGGTGCATCGTCTGGTGGTAGTCGATGAGCACCGCAAAGTCATTGGCATCATTTCGCTTTCGGACATATTGCTTTATCTGGTGCTGCGGCCCAGTGGTGAGGGCGTCGGTGGCTCCGAGAGTTCACTGCGTGCCTCTGATCCCGTGCTGTTGCGCAAGGTCGCCGAAATGGAGGCTGAAGCGCCGCCACGCAGTCCATCGGCTGCCAGCTCCGGCAATCGTAGCCTTATCGAGGACATACCCGAGGAggagacaacagcaacgggaGCGCCAGCTTCAGCGTCATCGCCAAAAGGCGATGCTGATAGTGATAACAATAAATCCGCCAGTGAAGACAAAGCCAATAATAATCAGCACGAGCTGACGCCCAATGGTGATAGCAATAACAGTCCAACCGAAGTGTCCTTTGCCGATGAGGCGCAAGAGAATGCCGACGACCAGGTCGAGCGCAGTAATTGTGATgaaaataatgatgatgatgatgatactGATGCTGATCAGAATCGGGATCAGGATCGTGAATTGGAGCGCAAAAAGGCAGCCGCTGTCGCCATCAATGCGACGGCGCGAACGGGAACAGGAACGGGAGATGACGATGATGGCTTGAGCAGTGCTGTTTCGGCTGCCTCGGCGCTCGGTCAGACGCTGGCCACGCCCACGGCGCGAGAGATGGCGCTGGTTAgtgaataa
- the LOC117575802 gene encoding uncharacterized protein LOC117575802 isoform X3: MHGISHLYRQHAVEKQLSGGGSSADSWSQHNNSRNVYGYGSNNEPSSSLQSHHLYSVDSSSSSSSNSNNSNNSTMGGVTGSAYAQWQTERHSQPQAVPDALKSLANHHYNNSPTHHQATGGQSGTSCGPRNSYDSCYTNGSGISSSLKRTPSSKRSFLERSHSPAIYGSMRRGAPDFGSPPPQPSGGYFPHDLDDIYESQADHQYFTHTGASGQQRSSERPTAISIFNRVNAAATSLDDYSMGGSRQSMNSTDSGCIPMPSGGPFVRHRFDNASFAKSLSVDESGPDGGHAAHGQSPHKEGHKHKHHHHHHHSIQEMLKHFGKKIHVWPRKHHDAQSVCTSPQNDPQENFRTRSKSLDVNTLSRPNRILDDCGATYKIYDRIVKEGAHMRRASADLEKRRASVGAAGRSFRGDGTLDPHHAAILFRDSRGLPVADPFLEKVNLSDFEEDDSQIFVKFFRFHKCYDLIPTSAKLVVFDTQLLVKKAFYALVYNGVRAAPLWDSEKQQFVGMLTITDFIKILQMYYKSPNASMEQLEEHKLDTWRSVLHNQVMPLVSIGPDASLYDAIKILIHSRIHRLPVIDPATGNVLYILTHKRILRFLFLYINELPKPAYMQKSLRDLKIGTYDNIETADETTSIITALKKFVERRVSALPLVDSEGRLVDIYAKFDVINLAAEKTYNDLDISLRKANEHRNEWFEGVQKCNLDESLYTIMERIVRAEVHRLVVVDEHRKVIGIISLSDILLYLVLRPSGEGVGGSESSLRASDPVLLRKVAEMEAEAPPRSPSAASSGNRSLIEDIPEEETTATGAPASASSPKGDADSDNNKSASEDKANNNQHELTPNGDSNNSPTEVSFADEAQENADDQVERSNCDENNDDDDDTDADQNRDQDRELERKKAAAVAINATARTGTGTGDDDDGLSSAVSAASALGQTLATPTAREMALVSE; encoded by the exons ATGCATGGAATTTCCCATCTCTATCGGCAACACGCCGTCGAGAAGCAGCtgagcggcggcggcagcagcgctGACAGCTGGtcgcaacacaacaacagcagaaacgTCTATGGCTATGGCAGCAACAATGAACCTTCTTCCTCGCTGCAGAGTCATCACCTGTACAGTGTGGACTCCTCAAGTAGCTCCAGCAGCAACTCCAACAACTCAAACAACTCGACGATGGGCGGCGTAACAGGCAGCGCCTATGCACAGTGGCAGACAGAGCGACACTCGCAGCCACAAGCTGTGCCGGATGCCCTCAAATCTCTGGCCAATCATCACTACAACAACTCGCCCACACATCATCAGGCAACGGGTGGACAAAGTGGCACCAGCTGCGGCCCACGTAACTCCTATGACAGCTGCTACACCAACGGCTCtggcatcagcagcagcttgaaGCGCACGCCATCCTCGAAGCGCAGTTTCCTTGAACGATCTCACAGTCCGGCTATTTATGGC AGCATGCGTCGCGGCGCTCCCGATTTTGGTTCACCGCCGCCGCAACCATCGGGCGGATATTTTCCACACGATCTCGACGACATCTACGAGAGTCAGGCAGATCATCAGTATTTCACACATACCGGCGCCAGCGGACAACAGCGCAGCAGCGAGCGACCCACTGCCATATCCATATTTAATCGGGTCAACGCTGCTGCAACTTCTCTGGATGATTACAGCATGGGAGGATCGCGTCAGTCGATGAATAGCACTGATAGCGGCTGCATTCCCATGCCCTCTGGCGGTCCCTTTGTGCGTCATCGTTTCGATAATGCATCATTTGCCAAAAGTCTCAGTGTTGACGAGTCTGGCCCAGATGGTGGCCATGCTGCCCACGGTCAGTCACCGCACAAAGAGGGACACAAACATAAgcaccatcaccatcatcatcactcCATTCAGGAGATGTTAAAGCACTTTGGCAAGAAGATTCATGTCTGGCCGCGTAAACATCACGATGCCCAGAGTGTTTGCACCTCGCCACAGAATGATCCGCAAGAGAATTTCCGTACACGTTCCAAGAGTTTGGACGTGAACACACTCAGCAGACCGAATCGCATTTTGGATGATTGCGGTGCCACCTATAAGATCTATGATCGCATTGTTAAAGAAG GTGCTCATATGCGACGTGCTTCCGCTGACTTGGAGAAACGACGCGCATCAGTTGGTGCTGCTGGTCGAAGCTTTCGAGGGGATGGCACCCTCGATCCACATCATGCAGCTATACTATTCAGAGACTCCAGAGGG TTACCTGTTGCCGATCCTTTCCTCGAGAAAGTCAATCTATCCGATTTCG AGGAGGACGACTCACAGATCTTTGTGAAGTTCTTTCGTTTTCACAAGTGTTATGATCTGATACCCACCTCCGCCAAACTGGTCGTCTTTGACACTCAACTGCTGGTGAAGAAAGCCTTCTATGCGTTGGTCTATAATGGTGTTCGTGCAGCGCCACTCTGGGACTCGGAGAAGCAACAGTTCGTGGGCATGCTAACCATTACGGACTTTATCAAGATCTTGCAAATGTATTATAAGTCACCCAATGCGTCTATGGAACAGCTGGAGGAGCACAAACTGGATACGTGGCGCA gTGTGCTGCATAACCAGGTTATGCCATTGGTCAGCATCGGGCCAGACGCTTCCCTCTATGATGCCATTAAAATTCTCATACACAGCCGCATCCATCGACTACCGGTGATTGATCCAGCAACTGGCAATGTCCTGTACATATTGACACATAAACGCATACTGAGGTTCCTGTTTTTATAT ATTAATGAATTACCAAAGCCCGCATATATGCAAAAGAGTTTGCGCGACCTGAAGATTGGCACCTACGACAACATCGAGACAGCCGACGAGACCACAAGCATTATCACAGCGCTCAAGAAGTTTGTGGAGCGTCGTGTCTCGGCTCTGCCTCTTGTCGATAGCGAGGGACGACTCGTAGACATTTATGCCAAGTTTGATGTGATT AATCTCGCCGCCGAGAAAACCTACAACGATCTCGATATCTCGCTGCGCAAGGCGAACGAGCATCGCAACGAGTGGTTCGAGGGTGTGCAAAAGTGCAATTTGGATGAATCGCTGTACACGATAATGGAGCGAATCGTTCGCGCTGAGGTGCATCGTCTGGTGGTAGTCGATGAGCACCGCAAAGTCATTGGCATCATTTCGCTTTCGGACATATTGCTTTATCTGGTGCTGCGGCCCAGTGGTGAGGGCGTCGGTGGCTCCGAGAGTTCACTGCGTGCCTCTGATCCCGTGCTGTTGCGCAAGGTCGCCGAAATGGAGGCTGAAGCGCCGCCACGCAGTCCATCGGCTGCCAGCTCCGGCAATCGTAGCCTTATCGAGGACATACCCGAGGAggagacaacagcaacgggaGCGCCAGCTTCAGCGTCATCGCCAAAAGGCGATGCTGATAGTGATAACAATAAATCCGCCAGTGAAGACAAAGCCAATAATAATCAGCACGAGCTGACGCCCAATGGTGATAGCAATAACAGTCCAACCGAAGTGTCCTTTGCCGATGAGGCGCAAGAGAATGCCGACGACCAGGTCGAGCGCAGTAATTGTGATgaaaataatgatgatgatgatgatactGATGCTGATCAGAATCGGGATCAGGATCGTGAATTGGAGCGCAAAAAGGCAGCCGCTGTCGCCATCAATGCGACGGCGCGAACGGGAACAGGAACGGGAGATGACGATGATGGCTTGAGCAGTGCTGTTTCGGCTGCCTCGGCGCTCGGTCAGACGCTGGCCACGCCCACGGCGCGAGAGATGGCGCTGGTTAgtgaataa
- the LOC117575802 gene encoding uncharacterized protein LOC117575802 isoform X4 — MYRRRYSAFESSAPRIGVLPSAAAVAAQVQAQAEAQAKAQAQTQAKLPHNHQKNNKLSVRFDPNLPDNDSNNNIKKSASKSEKERHRENISYDSLHAKVARKARSLSNSPLNRKKCYSHLPTLMSNNGPTASANYQLLNSANLADFVDGQHHSQHVSRRDDSIGSSNNSINNSNNGASKTIKTKQKDCRKLSATLSAAMPAVLLRRKTTAITSSNNSQQQQQQLLQQQQQQQQQQKQMRSNNSNNIANGLVPGKRLNAGHSPATAAASTTTTTVPIELGSAGLQQSLVYQRRSSHHTHSHSAHNSPLRHSSPAPPVHQCLLLRRRSDYSVEQIEQWKRQQQHAGRKISLPVADPFLEKVNLSDFEEDDSQIFVKFFRFHKCYDLIPTSAKLVVFDTQLLVKKAFYALVYNGVRAAPLWDSEKQQFVGMLTITDFIKILQMYYKSPNASMEQLEEHKLDTWRSVLHNQVMPLVSIGPDASLYDAIKILIHSRIHRLPVIDPATGNVLYILTHKRILRFLFLYINELPKPAYMQKSLRDLKIGTYDNIETADETTSIITALKKFVERRVSALPLVDSEGRLVDIYAKFDVINLAAEKTYNDLDISLRKANEHRNEWFEGVQKCNLDESLYTIMERIVRAEVHRLVVVDEHRKVIGIISLSDILLYLVLRPSGEGVGGSESSLRASDPVLLRKVAEMEAEAPPRSPSAASSGNRSLIEDIPEEETTATGAPASASSPKGDADSDNNKSASEDKANNNQHELTPNGDSNNSPTEVSFADEAQENADDQVERSNCDENNDDDDDTDADQNRDQDRELERKKAAAVAINATARTGTGTGDDDDGLSSAVSAASALGQTLATPTAREMALVSE, encoded by the exons ATGTATCGTCGTCGTTATTCCGCCTTCGAGTCGAGCGCGCCGCGCATTGGCGTTCTGCCCTCAGCCGCCGCAGTCGCTGCCCAGGTCCAAGCACAAGCTGAAGCTCAAGCTAAAGCTCAGGCTCAAACACAGGCCAAATTACCACATAATCAtcagaaaaacaacaaattaagcGTGCGCTTTGACCCAAATCTACCCGATAAtgacagcaataacaacatcaaGAAGAGCGCAAGCaaaagcgagaaagagagacacagGGAGAACATCAGTTATGACAGTCTGCATGCGAAGGTTGCGCGTAAGGCGCGCTCTCTCAGCAATTCGCCACTCAACCGAAAGAAGTGTTACAGTCATCTGCCTACGCTGATGTCAAACAACGGGCCCACGGCCAGTGCCAACTATCAGCTGCTGAATAGCGCGAATCTCGCTGATTTTGTAGACGGTCAACATCATTCGCAGCACGTAAGCAGACGCGATGACAGCATCGGGTCCAGCAACAatagcatcaacaacagcaacaatggcgcaagcaaaacaataaaaacaaagcaaaaagatTGCAGAAAATTGTCAGCAACTTTGAGTGCTGCTATGCCGGCAGTGCTGCTACGTCGCaagacaacagcaataacaagtaGTAATAAtagtcaacagcagcagcagcagctactacaacaacaacaacagcagcagcaacaacaaaaacaaatgcgcagtaacaatagcaacaacattgcCAATGGTCTCGTACCGGGCAAACGTTTAAACGCGGGTCAttcaccagcaacagcagcagcgtcgacaacaacaacaacagtcccCATTGAGCTGGGCTCAGCTGGACTGCAACAGTCGCTTGTCTATCAGCGACGCAGCAGCCACCACACTCACAGTCACAGCGCCCACAATTCCCCCCTGCGCCATTCGTCACCCGCGCCACCGGTGCATCAGTGTCTTTTGTTGCGACGTCGCAGCGACTACAGTGTTGAGCAGATCGAGCAATGgaaacggcagcaacagcatgcTGGTCGAAAAATTAGC TTACCTGTTGCCGATCCTTTCCTCGAGAAAGTCAATCTATCCGATTTCG AGGAGGACGACTCACAGATCTTTGTGAAGTTCTTTCGTTTTCACAAGTGTTATGATCTGATACCCACCTCCGCCAAACTGGTCGTCTTTGACACTCAACTGCTGGTGAAGAAAGCCTTCTATGCGTTGGTCTATAATGGTGTTCGTGCAGCGCCACTCTGGGACTCGGAGAAGCAACAGTTCGTGGGCATGCTAACCATTACGGACTTTATCAAGATCTTGCAAATGTATTATAAGTCACCCAATGCGTCTATGGAACAGCTGGAGGAGCACAAACTGGATACGTGGCGCA gTGTGCTGCATAACCAGGTTATGCCATTGGTCAGCATCGGGCCAGACGCTTCCCTCTATGATGCCATTAAAATTCTCATACACAGCCGCATCCATCGACTACCGGTGATTGATCCAGCAACTGGCAATGTCCTGTACATATTGACACATAAACGCATACTGAGGTTCCTGTTTTTATAT ATTAATGAATTACCAAAGCCCGCATATATGCAAAAGAGTTTGCGCGACCTGAAGATTGGCACCTACGACAACATCGAGACAGCCGACGAGACCACAAGCATTATCACAGCGCTCAAGAAGTTTGTGGAGCGTCGTGTCTCGGCTCTGCCTCTTGTCGATAGCGAGGGACGACTCGTAGACATTTATGCCAAGTTTGATGTGATT AATCTCGCCGCCGAGAAAACCTACAACGATCTCGATATCTCGCTGCGCAAGGCGAACGAGCATCGCAACGAGTGGTTCGAGGGTGTGCAAAAGTGCAATTTGGATGAATCGCTGTACACGATAATGGAGCGAATCGTTCGCGCTGAGGTGCATCGTCTGGTGGTAGTCGATGAGCACCGCAAAGTCATTGGCATCATTTCGCTTTCGGACATATTGCTTTATCTGGTGCTGCGGCCCAGTGGTGAGGGCGTCGGTGGCTCCGAGAGTTCACTGCGTGCCTCTGATCCCGTGCTGTTGCGCAAGGTCGCCGAAATGGAGGCTGAAGCGCCGCCACGCAGTCCATCGGCTGCCAGCTCCGGCAATCGTAGCCTTATCGAGGACATACCCGAGGAggagacaacagcaacgggaGCGCCAGCTTCAGCGTCATCGCCAAAAGGCGATGCTGATAGTGATAACAATAAATCCGCCAGTGAAGACAAAGCCAATAATAATCAGCACGAGCTGACGCCCAATGGTGATAGCAATAACAGTCCAACCGAAGTGTCCTTTGCCGATGAGGCGCAAGAGAATGCCGACGACCAGGTCGAGCGCAGTAATTGTGATgaaaataatgatgatgatgatgatactGATGCTGATCAGAATCGGGATCAGGATCGTGAATTGGAGCGCAAAAAGGCAGCCGCTGTCGCCATCAATGCGACGGCGCGAACGGGAACAGGAACGGGAGATGACGATGATGGCTTGAGCAGTGCTGTTTCGGCTGCCTCGGCGCTCGGTCAGACGCTGGCCACGCCCACGGCGCGAGAGATGGCGCTGGTTAgtgaataa